In Anaerosporomusa subterranea, the genomic window AATGACCGATGCGGCGGCATAATTTAATGCTTCCCTGAACAGCTCACGGGGATGAACAATCGAGGCGTTAAGGCTGCCAATTGAGATTTCTCGTTCATCAAGAACATGATTCTTGGTTGACAGCGGCAGTAGATAAAATTTTTCTCTCTGTTCATACCGCAATAGGGGCATCATATGGTCTCTGACGTCCTGTGAATTGCGAATAACCGGCCGCTCTTCACTCTTTTGGTCACGCAACCGCTTTCCCAATTCAAGCGCGGCAGCTATTGTCACCGCTTTGACCAATCCAATACCTTTCAGCTTGACCATCTCGCGGGGTGTAATCCGGCCCAAGCCGGCTAAGCCTTGATGATCAAACAGCAGGTGTTCGGCCAGCCTAACAGCCGACTCCTCGCGGCTGCCTACGCGCAGTAAAATCGCGACTAAGTCAGCGGTCGACAAGGTTTGAGCGCCGTGTTTTAATAAACGCTCACGCGGCCGGTCCTGTTCAGGCAATTCTTTAATGGTCAAAGGCTTCTGTGAATTCATAGCAGGCGAACACCCACTCTCAATAGCAATC contains:
- the radC gene encoding RadC family protein; protein product: MNSQKPLTIKELPEQDRPRERLLKHGAQTLSTADLVAILLRVGSREESAVRLAEHLLFDHQGLAGLGRITPREMVKLKGIGLVKAVTIAAALELGKRLRDQKSEERPVIRNSQDVRDHMMPLLRYEQREKFYLLPLSTKNHVLDEREISIGSLNASIVHPRELFREALNYAAASVILVHNHPSGDPAPSREDIEVTRRLMEAGKLLEIPVLDHVIIGDGKYVSMKDKGII